The following proteins come from a genomic window of Malus domestica chromosome 02, GDT2T_hap1:
- the LOC139192165 gene encoding probable CCR4-associated factor 1 homolog 7, which yields MVFALLGLVICFNLCCYCPKKMSSFPNRDSIHIREVWSDNLEEEFKLIRKVVEEYRYVAMDTEFPGIVLRPVGTFKDSYDYHYQTLKANVDLLKLIQLGLTFSDEKGNLPTCGTDKHCVWQFNFRDFNPNEDVYASDSIELLSQSGMDFVKNNEKGVDASKFTELLMTSGVVLSDNVVWVTFHSGYDFGYLLKLLTGQSLPNTQAGFFKMIKMYFPTVYDIKHLMRFCNSLHGGLNKLAELLDVERIGISHQAGSDSLLTCSTFMKLKETYFDGSPDKYAGVLYGLGVENGPSSP from the coding sequence ATGGTTTTTGCTCTTTTGGGTCTTGTTATTTGCTtcaatttgtgttgttattGCCCGAAGAAAATGTCTAGTTTTCCGAATAGAGATTCGATTCACATTAGGGAAGTTTGGAGCGATAATCTTGAGGAGGAGTTTAAATTGATTCGCAAAGTTGTAGAGGAATACCGATATGTAGCAATGGACACAGAGTTTCCCGGTATTGTTTTGAGGCCTGTAGGGACTTTCAAGGACAGTTATGATTATCACTATCAAACCCTTAAGGCCAATGTGGACCTCTTGAAGTTGATACAGTTGGGTCTCACATTTTCTGATGAGaaagggaaccttccgacctgTGGAACCGACAAGCACTGTGTGTGGCAATTCAATTTCCGCGACTTCAACCCCAACGAGGATGTGTATGCTAGTGACTCGATAGAGTTACTGTCCCAGAGCGGTATGGATTTTGTGAAGAACAATGAGAAGGGTGTTGATGCTAGTAAGTTCACCGAGCTACTAATGACATCCGGAGTTGTGCTGTCTGATAATGTGGTTTGGGTGACATTCCATAGTGGGTATGATTTTGGGTACTTGCTCAAGCTGCTTACAGGCCAAAGCCTCCCGAACACGCAGGCGGGGTTCTTTAAAATGATCAAGATGTATTTTCCTACAGTTTATGATATCAAGCATCTGATGAGGTTCTGCAACAGCCTTCATGGTGGGTTGAACAAACTCGCGGAGCTGTTAGATGTTGAGAGAATTGGCATCTCCCACCAAGCTGGTTCGGATAGTTTGCTAACATGCAGTACGTTCATGAAACTGAAAGAGACCTACTTTGATGGGTCTCCTGACAAATATGCTGGTGTTTTATATGGTCTTGGTGTTGAGAATGGACCTAGTTCtccttga
- the LOC139188068 gene encoding uncharacterized protein, with protein MIGAGKIKQYSNVLDKPLSKGKQEVSLSAFAFLFSELVQYNQTQVDNIAELERRLEDAGYAVGARVLELLCHREKGNRRETRLLGILSFVHSTVWKVLFGKVADSLEKGTEHEDEYMISEKELLVNRFISIPKDMGTFNCGAFVAGIVRGVLDGAGFPAVVTAHFVPVEGQQRPRTTILIKFAEEVLRREARLG; from the exons ATGATTGGAGCAGGGAAGATCAAGCAGTACTCCAATGTCCTCGACAAGCCCCTCAGCAAGGGCAAACAAgag GTCAGTTTGAGTGCGTTTGCGTTCTTGTTTTCGGAGCTTGTGCAGTACAACCAGACGCAGGTTGACAACATAGCTGAGTTAGAACGAAG GCTGGAGGATGCAGGATATGCTGTAGGGGCTCGAGTTCTGGAGCTTCTTTGCCATCGGGAAAAG GGAAACAGAAGGGAGACGCGGTTGTTGGGAATCCTGTCTTTTGTGCATAGCACTGTTTGGAAGGTGTTATTTGGAAAG GTAGCTGATTCCCTTGAGAAAGGCACTGAACATGAAGATGAGTACATGATTAGTGAGAAGGAGCTCCTTGTGAACCG TTTTATTTCGATTCCAAAAGACATGGGAACCTTTAATTGTGGAGCATTTGTTGCCGGAATTGTAAGG GGTGTTTTGGACGGCGCTGGTTTTCCAGCTGTGGTAACAGCTCATTTTGTACCAGTGGAGGGACAGCAACGACCTCGAACAACCATCTTGATAAAATTTGCCGAAGAG GTACTACGAAGAGAAGCAAGGTTAGGTTGA